The proteins below are encoded in one region of Effusibacillus dendaii:
- a CDS encoding HGGxSTG domain-containing protein: protein MEIRLCGAKTRSGEPCKKAALKNGRCRLHGGKSTGPKDPSKLKANTNALKHGLYETIWLDTLTDEERELFAQVATDPKAQVENEFRLCEIRIRRMMQRIRNEEQKDKPDMRRINALEEAITKVQLNKANLIRENSRLLELNVTESDGALDKLAEIIRQARHKHGN from the coding sequence ATGGAGATAAGGCTATGTGGAGCCAAAACGAGAAGCGGAGAACCTTGTAAGAAAGCCGCTCTAAAGAATGGAAGGTGTCGATTACATGGCGGAAAGTCCACGGGACCGAAAGACCCTTCAAAGCTAAAAGCCAATACAAACGCATTGAAGCACGGACTGTATGAAACCATTTGGCTAGATACTTTGACGGACGAAGAACGGGAGCTATTTGCCCAGGTGGCAACAGACCCGAAAGCACAGGTTGAAAATGAGTTCCGGTTATGTGAAATACGCATTAGGCGTATGATGCAACGGATTAGAAATGAGGAACAGAAAGATAAGCCGGATATGCGCCGCATCAATGCACTGGAAGAAGCAATTACAAAGGTACAGTTGAATAAAGCAAACCTGATACGCGAAAACAGCAGGCTGTTAGAACTAAACGTAACTGAAAGCGATGGTGCATTAGATAAACTGGCAGAGATAATCCGACAAGCAAGACACAAACATGGCAATTAG
- a CDS encoding helix-turn-helix domain-containing protein, with the protein MADILEFVGKRIRDIRKTKNLSQEQLGEKSGFHFTYISGLERGERNISLVNLAKIAKALEVNIHDFFNFEQELSEEKQAIINEIVLLLSSREERQVTMAKNILSEIFRTFPQHKT; encoded by the coding sequence ATGGCAGATATCCTAGAATTCGTAGGTAAACGAATAAGAGATATACGCAAGACTAAAAATTTGTCCCAAGAGCAACTTGGTGAAAAGTCAGGGTTTCACTTTACTTATATAAGTGGGCTAGAGCGTGGCGAACGGAATATATCACTGGTTAACTTAGCGAAGATTGCGAAAGCACTTGAAGTTAACATTCACGACTTTTTTAACTTTGAGCAAGAGTTAAGCGAGGAAAAACAAGCAATCATAAATGAGATCGTACTGTTGCTAAGTAGTCGTGAGGAAAGACAGGTTACAATGGCAAAAAACATTTTGTCTGAAATTTTCCGCACTTTCCCCCAACATAAAACTTGA
- a CDS encoding recombinase family protein: MGNVTMKKVVGYARISSDSQIENTSIAEQVKKIEAYCISQGWELAGIFKDEGESGSTTERDGYRDMMQYVQQVENEVTGIVVVKADRIHRRLRNLILLIEDELEPKGIAFISVSENFDTSTPSGMMFLQMIGSFSEFERKTINERTKVGRIATAKGNKYAGGAPAYGYRVQNGVIIVDEQQAQTVKNIFQLYVEGNNPYKIACKLNQSGIPTKTGKAWTVVQVQNILNNETYTGFNMYNGLKERNGIRQKDVFPRIISRQLWNKARQIS; encoded by the coding sequence ATGGGTAACGTGACAATGAAGAAAGTGGTTGGATACGCTCGTATTTCTTCAGATAGCCAGATCGAGAATACTTCCATAGCGGAACAGGTAAAAAAGATTGAGGCGTACTGTATTAGCCAAGGTTGGGAACTGGCAGGAATATTTAAGGATGAAGGAGAAAGTGGTAGTACGACCGAACGAGACGGATACAGGGATATGATGCAATATGTTCAGCAGGTTGAAAATGAAGTGACGGGAATTGTCGTGGTGAAGGCAGACCGTATACACAGAAGGTTGAGAAACTTGATTTTATTGATAGAGGATGAACTGGAACCGAAAGGAATTGCCTTCATTAGTGTATCGGAAAATTTTGATACATCTACACCGTCGGGAATGATGTTCCTGCAAATGATAGGGTCTTTTTCAGAGTTTGAACGGAAGACCATTAATGAGCGGACAAAAGTCGGACGGATTGCCACTGCCAAGGGAAATAAATATGCTGGCGGCGCACCTGCCTATGGGTATCGGGTACAAAATGGTGTGATTATCGTAGACGAGCAACAAGCACAAACGGTAAAGAACATATTTCAACTCTATGTTGAGGGGAATAATCCATACAAAATCGCTTGCAAGTTGAACCAATCAGGCATACCAACCAAGACAGGGAAGGCTTGGACAGTGGTGCAGGTACAAAACATTTTGAACAACGAGACGTATACAGGTTTCAATATGTACAACGGGCTAAAGGAGCGGAACGGAATTCGGCAGAAAGACGTATTTCCTCGTATCATTAGCCGCCAGTTGTGGAACAAGGCTAGACAGATAAGCTGA
- a CDS encoding replication initiation factor domain-containing protein, producing MKAKVSIDKFVMEYTDVPLSAYYALVGKAVKSGELYKQYFYCEGYSYQLHLKKADGAYLHVFYRNWIEPEGMSYTLRLETRPEYYFHFKELLDALRRVASGIYFVSCDIAYDVKTSMDNVVVIPHDGRRKLGEFKETLYIGEKHQRKTNGHCKIYNKQLELLENQNIVIDHELTRIEIVYKPEQRIPLAELLHHPPEQNKQYFAAVITDWDSLPKKRAEQARMLMKKEESKKVSPYIRKMVKETLAPSSQVDLNELAREAWKPLLEELCGLLLGQQEPQVQERPLQMAVTNTVYDEPKKENDRKNENCADYGKHRHHRFEKQSIAIDHEFSCIEIVYNPDKNILLSDVDRYLPERNEKYFAAAVLDWSKLPKKRSGQARNMRDGIDMYIHHIRERVRETLAHPYHVDFNRLAMEQWGQLIEEPSLILLAA from the coding sequence ATGAAAGCAAAGGTATCAATAGACAAATTCGTAATGGAATATACAGATGTGCCGTTAAGCGCCTACTATGCTTTAGTGGGCAAGGCTGTTAAGAGTGGGGAGTTGTATAAACAGTATTTTTATTGTGAAGGGTACAGTTATCAATTGCATTTGAAGAAGGCAGACGGTGCTTATTTGCATGTTTTTTATAGAAACTGGATTGAGCCGGAAGGCATGTCATACACGTTGCGGTTAGAAACAAGACCTGAGTATTACTTTCATTTTAAGGAATTGCTGGATGCTCTGCGCCGTGTTGCCAGCGGCATTTACTTTGTTAGCTGTGATATTGCCTACGATGTAAAGACTTCAATGGATAATGTGGTGGTTATTCCTCATGATGGTCGTCGAAAATTGGGGGAATTCAAAGAGACACTCTATATCGGGGAGAAGCATCAACGGAAGACGAATGGTCATTGCAAGATATATAACAAGCAGTTGGAATTGTTAGAAAATCAAAACATAGTAATTGACCACGAATTGACCCGAATCGAAATAGTTTACAAGCCAGAACAGAGAATACCATTAGCAGAATTGCTGCATCATCCACCTGAGCAAAACAAGCAATACTTTGCAGCGGTGATTACTGACTGGGACAGTCTTCCGAAGAAACGGGCAGAACAGGCGCGTATGCTGATGAAAAAGGAAGAAAGTAAGAAAGTATCGCCATATATACGGAAAATGGTAAAAGAAACCCTTGCTCCCTCGTCTCAAGTGGATCTCAACGAGTTAGCAAGGGAAGCATGGAAGCCGCTGTTAGAAGAACTATGTGGGTTATTGCTTGGGCAGCAGGAACCACAAGTTCAAGAGCGACCGTTACAAATGGCAGTAACAAATACAGTATACGATGAACCCAAGAAAGAAAACGACAGAAAAAATGAGAATTGTGCAGATTATGGAAAACACCGTCACCATCGATTCGAGAAGCAAAGCATTGCGATTGACCATGAGTTCAGCTGTATTGAGATTGTATACAACCCTGACAAGAACATCTTGCTTTCGGATGTGGACAGGTATCTTCCGGAGCGGAACGAGAAATATTTTGCGGCGGCGGTACTAGATTGGAGTAAACTTCCTAAGAAACGGTCAGGACAGGCTCGAAACATGAGAGACGGAATCGATATGTACATCCATCATATACGAGAAAGGGTAAGAGAAACCCTTGCTCACCCGTATCACGTTGATTTCAACCGGTTGGCAATGGAACAATGGGGACAGTTAATTGAGGAACCGAGTTTGATATTGCTGGCTGCTTAA